A genome region from Bombilactobacillus bombi includes the following:
- a CDS encoding SLAP domain-containing protein, producing the protein MKKTTLVSSSIIAASLFGAALIAPPMNVNPLQPQVVQADSLVQDDEDALKTTLENMFVKDNKYNVLHYNEFKNLGLNFIDNMPVANNKDFFDPTDSINGALIFNSSTNKYSINSIDINSAFRPNQPGFEIQNGKSLLKNLKFTISAVAKIHNGGSYPLTSGNPYSDSVITTDIRLSGGDIELTYHITGDNGFEVDAVGTMSYDNSPINFNKRNSDYYDDVDPKKLIELSKKPDVLANGYDVDKMTPYTDGLQKLYDDSDKEVDENSPIKQGMYTQYITINFKKLFEQEVHNGYEILISHGNLKVGGNNIYDYRNTTNPHFDATNGTLTYTRTFNVINDQQEIKPVEVACVENPVKIDEGTTKTGLQNTIKDKLKVEKGTTVKDIKDVVKFGKLFKGDKEYTSDKLTADNDYEQEVELNLKDLLGSNYMDAVNDNKVTINGKPVTSSDIKGDVYTFKQKVEANALVPSKPVFNAQPDTNYKKFDDIDEGTPVSDFNKIGLLRIKGENDDETSVLTAKGNVKFGAIKDDNDKYYQGIYLQPGTYHQQVTIHVGKILDNNYSAFQLDKKPVTPDGKGDYTYTRDITVNQLDSISISTISAINDDKDIESKIKESITGLKGKTNWDQSLQNNTSIKDSGKKDHQDGNPIYTVTIDLHALLGNSKYDKFINAHKISINKDNQTTPVSLDSDGNYTYQVTVKKASGGNSNKPSQPGSKPSTPSQPTQPTQPVNPSPAPQPTAPAVVTPTQPTPDNKPAVTDEDLNGVVTILNGSSFQYAQIFDDNGNVVVDRYLALNSAWKTDRRRLINGTYYYRVSTHEYVRLDQVIYTDTPTKSTWIDTGITRSDMAANVFQVTEPQAYLWEISADGQRLNQKPDRLLVTGSSWKTGQKLVIDGATFYQVSTNEWVKETKGYLVK; encoded by the coding sequence ATGAAAAAAACCACGCTAGTTAGCTCTAGCATCATTGCAGCGTCCTTGTTTGGCGCTGCTCTAATAGCTCCACCAATGAACGTTAATCCACTGCAACCGCAAGTGGTGCAAGCAGATTCTTTGGTACAAGATGATGAAGATGCTTTAAAAACGACACTTGAAAACATGTTTGTGAAAGATAATAAGTATAACGTTCTACATTATAATGAGTTCAAAAATCTTGGTTTAAATTTTATTGATAATATGCCAGTGGCCAATAATAAGGACTTTTTTGACCCTACTGATTCTATTAATGGTGCACTTATATTTAATTCTTCAACTAATAAATACAGCATTAATTCGATTGATATTAATAGTGCATTTAGACCTAATCAGCCGGGTTTTGAAATACAAAATGGTAAGTCACTTTTAAAAAATTTGAAATTTACTATTAGTGCCGTAGCTAAAATTCATAATGGAGGATCTTATCCTCTCACGAGTGGAAATCCATATTCTGATAGTGTTATAACGACCGATATACGTTTGTCTGGTGGAGATATTGAATTAACATACCACATTACTGGTGATAATGGATTTGAAGTTGATGCAGTAGGTACAATGAGTTATGACAATAGTCCTATCAATTTTAATAAACGTAATTCTGATTATTATGATGATGTAGATCCTAAAAAATTAATTGAATTAAGTAAAAAACCAGATGTTTTAGCCAATGGTTATGATGTCGATAAAATGACACCTTATACTGATGGATTGCAAAAACTTTATGATGATAGTGATAAAGAAGTTGACGAAAACTCTCCAATTAAACAAGGAATGTACACACAATACATCACGATTAATTTTAAAAAATTATTTGAACAAGAAGTTCATAATGGTTATGAAATTCTCATAAGTCATGGTAATTTAAAGGTGGGTGGAAATAATATCTATGACTATAGAAATACAACAAATCCACATTTTGATGCCACAAACGGTACTTTGACCTACACAAGAACATTCAATGTTATAAATGATCAACAAGAAATAAAACCAGTTGAAGTAGCATGTGTTGAGAATCCAGTTAAGATAGATGAAGGTACAACTAAAACAGGCTTACAAAACACAATAAAAGACAAATTGAAAGTTGAAAAAGGGACAACAGTTAAAGATATTAAAGATGTAGTCAAATTTGGTAAATTGTTTAAGGGTGATAAAGAATATACTAGCGACAAGTTAACAGCCGATAATGATTATGAACAAGAGGTTGAACTGAATCTTAAGGATTTATTAGGATCAAATTATATGGATGCAGTAAACGATAATAAAGTAACAATTAATGGAAAGCCAGTTACAAGCTCAGATATTAAGGGAGATGTATATACTTTCAAACAAAAAGTTGAAGCTAATGCTTTGGTACCATCAAAGCCTGTATTTAACGCTCAACCAGATACAAATTATAAAAAATTTGATGATATTGATGAAGGTACTCCTGTGAGTGATTTCAACAAGATTGGTTTATTGCGTATAAAAGGTGAAAATGACGACGAAACATCGGTATTAACAGCAAAAGGTAATGTCAAATTTGGAGCAATAAAAGATGATAATGACAAGTACTATCAAGGTATTTATCTGCAACCTGGAACCTATCACCAACAAGTAACTATTCATGTTGGCAAAATTTTAGATAATAATTATAGTGCTTTCCAATTAGATAAGAAGCCAGTTACACCTGATGGAAAAGGTGATTACACTTATACACGAGACATTACAGTCAACCAACTCGATTCTATTAGTATTAGTACTATAAGTGCAATAAATGATGATAAAGACATTGAAAGTAAAATTAAGGAAAGTATTACAGGCTTAAAAGGAAAAACCAACTGGGATCAAAGCTTGCAGAATAATACATCAATTAAAGATAGTGGTAAGAAAGATCATCAAGATGGTAATCCAATTTATACAGTAACTATTGATTTGCATGCACTTTTAGGAAATAGTAAATATGACAAGTTCATTAATGCTCATAAAATATCTATTAATAAGGACAATCAGACAACGCCAGTTTCACTAGATTCTGACGGTAACTATACGTATCAAGTAACGGTTAAAAAAGCTAGTGGTGGTAATAGTAACAAACCTTCCCAGCCGGGCTCTAAGCCTTCTACTCCGAGTCAGCCTACTCAACCTACGCAGCCAGTTAATCCATCTCCAGCACCACAGCCAACAGCACCAGCAGTTGTAACTCCTACCCAACCTACACCTGATAATAAACCGGCTGTTACTGATGAAGATTTAAATGGTGTTGTAACTATTTTAAATGGTTCATCATTCCAATATGCTCAGATTTTTGATGATAATGGTAATGTGGTAGTTGATCGTTATCTAGCTTTAAATAGTGCTTGGAAGACTGATCGGCGGCGTTTAATTAATGGAACTTATTATTATCGGGTTTCGACTCATGAGTATGTCAGATTAGATCAAGTAATTTATACAGATACTCCTACCAAGTCAACGTGGATTGATACTGGGATTACCCGCTCTGATATGGCAGCTAATGTTTTTCAAGTGAC
- a CDS encoding dihydroorotate dehydrogenase, which translates to MNRLAVNLPQITLKNPIMPASGTAAYGQEMAQNFDLNTLGALVIKSTTATARAGNARPTTAQMTGGWLNAIGLKNPGIETVLTEQLPWLAQHYPTLPIVGSVAGSTVEEYVTVAQQMATADNVKWLEINISCPNVEQGGLAFGTDPQTVEQLTRQIGQVVNKPVFMKLTPNVTDIVPIALAAERGGASGLTMINTLTGLGFDLKTRQSILAHGTGGLSGSALHPLAVRMIRQVRTVTRLPIIGVGGVESAADALELLVAGANAVQVGSATYHQADACCQIIHDLPQAMDKYQITNLQDLITEIQTSIAPSN; encoded by the coding sequence ATGAATCGCTTAGCAGTTAACTTACCGCAAATCACCTTAAAAAATCCCATCATGCCCGCCAGTGGCACTGCGGCTTATGGTCAAGAAATGGCCCAAAACTTTGATTTAAACACTCTGGGTGCTTTAGTTATTAAGTCAACTACTGCAACTGCACGCGCCGGGAATGCACGACCAACAACGGCGCAAATGACTGGTGGTTGGCTTAATGCCATTGGTCTCAAGAACCCGGGAATTGAGACTGTTTTAACAGAGCAATTGCCCTGGTTAGCACAACATTATCCGACCTTGCCCATTGTCGGCAGTGTTGCTGGTTCAACCGTAGAAGAATATGTGACCGTGGCACAACAAATGGCTACGGCTGACAATGTTAAATGGCTTGAAATTAATATTTCTTGTCCCAACGTGGAACAAGGAGGACTAGCCTTTGGAACAGATCCCCAAACAGTTGAGCAATTAACGCGCCAAATTGGCCAAGTGGTCAATAAGCCAGTCTTTATGAAGCTGACACCCAATGTCACTGATATCGTACCGATTGCGCTAGCGGCCGAGCGTGGGGGTGCTAGTGGATTAACAATGATTAATACCTTAACTGGTTTAGGCTTTGACTTAAAAACACGCCAGTCAATTTTGGCTCATGGGACAGGCGGATTATCTGGCAGTGCCCTGCATCCGCTAGCTGTTCGCATGATTCGCCAAGTTCGGACAGTAACTCGGTTACCGATTATTGGCGTGGGCGGTGTGGAAAGTGCAGCCGACGCTTTGGAACTATTAGTTGCCGGCGCTAATGCGGTACAAGTCGGCAGTGCTACCTACCACCAAGCTGATGCTTGCTGTCAAATTATTCATGATTTGCCTCAGGCGATGGATAAATATCAAATTACTAATTTACAGGACTTAATCACAGAAATTCAAACTAGTATTGCACCTTCAAATTAA